One genomic window of Equus caballus isolate H_3958 breed thoroughbred chromosome 6, TB-T2T, whole genome shotgun sequence includes the following:
- the COPS9 gene encoding COP9 signalosome complex subunit 9 codes for MKPAVDEMFPEGAGPYVDLDEAGGSTGLLMDLAANEKAVHADFFNDFEDLFDDDDIQ; via the exons ATGAAGCCGGCGGTGGACGAGATGTTCCCCGAGGGCGCCGGGCCCTACGTGGACCTGGACGAG GCGGGAGGCAGCACCGGGCTCCTGATGGACTTGGCCGCCAATGAAAAGGCAGTTCATGCCGACTTCTTTAATG ATTTTGAAGATCTCTTTGATGACGACGATATCCAGTGA
- the OTOS gene encoding otospiralin, producing the protein MKPCLVPVVALCLLLGPLAGAKPVQEERDPYAEPPAMPYWPFSTSDFWNYVQEFQALGAYPQLEDMARTFFAHFPLGTTLGFHVPYQEE; encoded by the exons ATGAAGCCCTGCCTGGTGCCCGTAGtggccctctgcctcctgctggggCCTCTGGCGG GGGCCAAGCCTGTGCAGGAGGAGAGAG ACCCCTATGCGGAGCCCCCGGCCATGCCCTACTGGCCTTTCTCCACCTCTGACTTCTGGAACTACGTGCAGGAATTCCAGGCCCTGGGGGCCTACCCACAGCTGGAGGACATGGCCCGCACCTTCTTTGCTCACTTCCCCCTGGGGACCACCCTGGGCTTCCACGTCCCCTACCAGGAGGAGTGA